The Virgibacillus dokdonensis genome includes a window with the following:
- a CDS encoding metallophosphoesterase family protein, with protein sequence MSEEITFIHAADLHLDSPFKGLASAPEAIFQEIRKSTFTALEHLVHKAIRYQVDFILLVGDLFDNEQQSLQAQIRLKRAFETLQQYNITVFLSYGNHDHVEGNPRFVPYPNNVIEFSNETVSSYTYVKNGEPVAEIYGFSYEKRAVLDNKVAEYEIKNPAVAFHIAMLHGSVQSNTEHDTYAPFKISDLTEIDMDYWALGHIHQRQIVKQTPPIIYPGNIQGRHRKETGEKGCYHVRLTKNEAQLEFLPLQAIQIKHASVDITACDTVFDMESVLLATLKEMTAVTPQLIDVQLESKYEHIYEWERDGHIEDVIDVVNETLQQFHPWSYIFHFIIYGQTNIDETLYYGNHFIGEMLREAEKQPVQPLLTDLYKQQQARKFLPSLTEEEQQTIKTAAKQLLVHELLKE encoded by the coding sequence GTGTCAGAAGAAATTACGTTTATTCATGCGGCTGATTTGCATTTAGACAGTCCATTTAAGGGGTTAGCTTCTGCACCTGAAGCTATCTTTCAAGAAATACGGAAAAGTACATTTACAGCTTTGGAACATTTGGTTCATAAGGCGATTCGATATCAAGTAGATTTTATATTACTTGTAGGAGATTTGTTTGACAATGAACAACAAAGCTTGCAAGCACAAATTCGATTAAAACGAGCTTTTGAAACGCTTCAACAATATAATATTACCGTGTTTTTATCTTATGGAAATCATGATCATGTGGAGGGGAATCCTCGTTTTGTTCCTTATCCTAATAATGTGATTGAATTTTCAAATGAAACGGTATCTTCGTATACATATGTCAAAAACGGCGAACCCGTTGCAGAAATTTACGGCTTTAGTTACGAAAAACGAGCTGTGTTAGATAATAAAGTGGCCGAATATGAGATAAAAAATCCAGCTGTAGCCTTTCATATTGCCATGTTACACGGGAGCGTGCAAAGTAATACAGAGCACGATACGTATGCCCCTTTTAAAATATCGGATCTTACAGAAATAGATATGGATTATTGGGCGCTAGGACATATTCACCAACGACAAATAGTAAAACAAACACCTCCAATCATATATCCGGGAAATATTCAAGGTCGACACCGTAAAGAAACAGGTGAAAAAGGTTGTTATCATGTTCGCCTTACAAAAAATGAAGCACAGCTGGAATTTTTGCCGCTACAAGCTATTCAAATTAAGCATGCATCCGTAGACATAACAGCATGTGACACGGTTTTTGATATGGAGAGCGTGCTATTAGCAACACTAAAAGAGATGACAGCTGTAACACCACAGTTAATCGATGTACAACTAGAAAGTAAGTATGAGCATATTTATGAATGGGAACGCGATGGACACATAGAAGATGTAATAGATGTAGTCAATGAAACGCTTCAACAATTTCATCCTTGGTCGTACATTTTTCATTTTATAATTTACGGGCAAACAAATATTGATGAAACTTTATATTATGGCAATCATTTCATTGGTGAAATGCTCCGTGAAGCTGAAAAACAGCCAGTGCAACCGTTGTTAACAGACCTTTATAAGCAACAGCAAGCACGCAAGTTTTTACCGTCGTTAACAGAGGAAGAACAACAAACAATCAAAACAGCGGCAAAACAACTTCTTGTTCATGAACTGTTAAAGGAATGA